One Moorella sp. E308F genomic region harbors:
- a CDS encoding uroporphyrinogen decarboxylase family protein yields MNEKERLYEERFKRYTTALEGGKPDKVPVVFPLGEWVVKYTDTTLQEAYYDVDKATEVVAGLIRDLDFDAMFGSINLWWPPMFDAMGCKLYKFPGIYFEDNSGFQYIEEEYMKPEDYDEFIDNPTQWLANKYLPRISEEFVEPGSYRATVALIKSAAAFAMHNAKSAAVGEKWAKEYGIVPSGTGLTKAPFDTLGDALRGTKGILLDLRRRPEKVQAACEAIVPHNIAYAMITAGGDTSLPCFAPLHKGAYPFLRLEHWEKFYWPTWKAVIEGLWAMGKRTFFFAEGDWTPYLDKIAELPDKSIVFCIDLTDAKKAKEVLGGRFCLYGGVPTTLLTYGTPQEVKDCVKQAIEELGGDGGFVLAAGGVVMGDAKRENIVAMLEAAREYGVY; encoded by the coding sequence ATGAACGAGAAGGAAAGGCTTTATGAAGAGCGGTTTAAGCGTTACACTACAGCTCTGGAGGGCGGTAAGCCTGACAAAGTGCCAGTAGTTTTTCCTCTAGGCGAGTGGGTGGTCAAGTACACGGATACCACCCTTCAGGAAGCGTATTACGACGTTGACAAGGCGACAGAAGTTGTTGCCGGGTTGATCCGGGATCTGGATTTCGATGCTATGTTCGGCTCCATCAATCTATGGTGGCCCCCCATGTTTGATGCCATGGGTTGTAAGCTATATAAGTTTCCGGGGATTTATTTTGAAGATAATTCAGGATTCCAATATATAGAAGAAGAATATATGAAGCCAGAAGACTACGACGAATTTATCGACAATCCCACCCAATGGCTGGCAAACAAGTATTTACCACGTATAAGTGAAGAGTTTGTCGAACCAGGGTCGTACCGGGCTACTGTAGCTTTAATAAAGAGCGCCGCCGCCTTTGCCATGCATAACGCCAAGTCGGCGGCGGTAGGGGAAAAATGGGCGAAGGAATACGGGATAGTACCCTCGGGGACAGGTCTTACCAAGGCACCTTTTGATACCCTGGGCGATGCCTTGCGGGGCACGAAAGGGATCCTCCTGGACCTTCGCCGACGGCCCGAGAAAGTTCAGGCCGCGTGTGAAGCCATTGTACCCCATAATATAGCCTATGCCATGATCACAGCGGGGGGAGATACTTCTCTACCCTGTTTCGCTCCTCTCCATAAAGGAGCCTATCCCTTCTTACGACTTGAACATTGGGAGAAATTCTACTGGCCTACCTGGAAGGCGGTTATCGAAGGACTTTGGGCCATGGGGAAAAGGACTTTCTTCTTTGCCGAAGGCGATTGGACGCCGTATTTGGACAAGATAGCCGAATTGCCGGATAAGAGCATCGTTTTTTGCATTGACTTAACTGATGCCAAGAAAGCCAAAGAGGTGCTGGGAGGCAGATTCTGCCTTTACGGAGGTGTGCCAACTACCCTGCTCACCTATGGCACGCCGCAAGAAGTGAAGGATTGTGTCAAGCAAGCCATAGAGGAATTAGGTGGCGATGGAGGGTTTGTCCTTGCCGCTGGCGGAGTGGTCATGGGCGACGCCAAAAGGGAAAACATTGTTGCCATGCTCGAGGCAGCCAGGGAGTACGGTGTTTATTAA
- a CDS encoding LUD domain-containing protein: MSSVLERLLQKYTAELNKASDDPNIQLALSRGVKSYRDNTEAALKRFPHTTKLAEEVRAIKESAIERMDELVTQARQAIEANHGKTYLAKSREDALKLAADIIGTGKIVVKGKSILGEELEIRDYLIEKGNEVWETDLGEFLLQLRHERPMHIVSPSIHVPREQVAELFSEFFGREIPPDIAAEVGAVREFMREKYFRAHFGMSGANVVAADCGAMVIIENEGNARICTAVPPVHIALVGIEKVVPTFQEAMKVAEVTWRYANYTVPGYVNIISGPSKTGDIEKVTAYGAHGPRELHVIFVDNGRSEMAADPLFRQGLYCLRCGGCMYECPVFQLTAGYFGYRYLGGIGAIWTAFVAGGMDNAVPLIYTCLRCGRCVERCPVSIDVPSMIAELRRRIVELANEAS, from the coding sequence ATGAGTTCGGTGCTGGAACGCTTGTTGCAAAAGTATACGGCGGAGCTTAATAAAGCCTCCGATGACCCCAATATTCAGCTAGCTCTTTCCCGGGGTGTTAAATCTTATCGAGATAATACCGAAGCTGCCCTCAAACGCTTCCCCCATACGACCAAGTTGGCCGAGGAAGTGCGCGCTATAAAGGAATCTGCCATCGAACGCATGGATGAATTGGTGACTCAAGCCAGGCAAGCCATCGAAGCTAACCACGGCAAGACCTACTTGGCAAAATCGCGTGAAGACGCCTTGAAATTGGCGGCGGACATCATTGGCACAGGAAAGATAGTGGTTAAAGGCAAGAGCATTTTGGGCGAAGAGCTGGAAATAAGGGACTACCTTATCGAAAAAGGCAACGAAGTCTGGGAAACAGACCTGGGGGAGTTTTTGTTACAACTGCGGCATGAAAGGCCCATGCACATCGTTTCGCCTTCCATTCATGTACCCCGGGAGCAGGTGGCGGAATTATTTTCCGAGTTTTTCGGCCGGGAAATTCCTCCGGATATTGCCGCCGAAGTCGGGGCCGTTAGGGAATTCATGAGGGAAAAGTATTTCAGAGCCCATTTCGGCATGAGCGGTGCCAACGTAGTGGCGGCGGACTGCGGAGCAATGGTTATTATTGAAAATGAAGGCAACGCCCGCATATGCACCGCCGTCCCGCCGGTGCATATCGCTCTGGTGGGGATCGAAAAAGTGGTGCCCACTTTCCAGGAGGCCATGAAAGTGGCCGAAGTTACCTGGCGCTATGCCAACTATACTGTCCCCGGTTATGTGAATATTATCAGCGGGCCCAGCAAGACGGGAGACATCGAAAAGGTAACCGCCTATGGCGCTCACGGCCCTAGGGAACTTCACGTTATCTTTGTGGATAACGGCCGCAGCGAAATGGCTGCCGATCCTCTCTTCAGGCAGGGTTTGTATTGCTTAAGATGCGGGGGCTGCATGTACGAATGCCCCGTCTTTCAACTGACCGCCGGGTATTTCGGTTATCGTTATCTGGGAGGCATAGGAGCCATCTGGACGGCTTTCGTGGCCGGTGGCATGGATAATGCCGTGCCGCTAATTTACACCTGTCTCCGCTGCGGCCGGTGCGTGGAGCGCTGTCCGGTAAGCATCGATGTTCCGTCTATGATCGCCGAACTGCGCCGGCGAATAGTTGAGCTTGCCAATGAAGCCAGTTAA
- a CDS encoding (Fe-S)-binding protein yields the protein MALELKAESRDYRLPQTLEVIRGNIVKYGNPLGLKGNEVAGWARDLNLPRQGDVLLYTGGEYQLVPYIDSLVDMLTRMNQGSVGFSLMMGVRNLIDRVGINPEKIVAGVRSRDRERYRDVSRKAALILQEMGLKKICYLGEEEIYSGALLYEYGFVGDLRQHARKVAELINSTGARAIICLSPHSAEIFKLIYPELLENFNYEVKTFLEAVYDLVKDAPGRLPTGFSGNVTVHDSCRMARELGITEEIRDILGKMEGVNLIEPELNRRWTTCCGGPGKVLFPELSGKIAARRVGELAATNADLVITFCPYCLAALDKGRREGHKNIQLEDFIEFLYRGIAK from the coding sequence ATGGCTCTGGAGCTGAAAGCGGAATCAAGGGATTATCGTTTGCCGCAAACTCTCGAAGTGATCCGGGGGAATATTGTCAAATACGGCAATCCCCTGGGCCTTAAGGGAAATGAGGTTGCTGGGTGGGCCAGAGATCTCAACCTGCCGCGGCAGGGGGATGTGCTTTTATATACCGGCGGCGAGTATCAACTGGTCCCCTACATTGATAGCCTGGTAGATATGCTCACCAGAATGAACCAGGGCAGCGTAGGATTTTCCTTGATGATGGGCGTCCGCAACCTGATCGACAGGGTGGGGATCAATCCCGAAAAGATTGTTGCCGGCGTGCGCTCCAGGGATCGGGAGCGCTACCGGGATGTCAGCCGCAAGGCCGCCCTGATCCTTCAGGAGATGGGCCTGAAAAAAATCTGTTATCTGGGCGAAGAAGAGATCTACAGCGGGGCTCTTCTTTATGAATACGGTTTCGTAGGCGACCTGCGTCAGCACGCCCGCAAGGTTGCCGAGTTAATTAATTCAACCGGCGCCAGAGCCATCATTTGCCTATCGCCCCATTCGGCGGAAATTTTTAAGCTGATTTATCCCGAGCTATTGGAAAATTTTAATTACGAAGTTAAAACCTTCCTGGAAGCGGTCTACGATCTGGTTAAGGATGCCCCCGGGCGTCTGCCTACCGGTTTTTCGGGAAACGTAACGGTCCACGATTCCTGTCGCATGGCCAGGGAACTGGGTATTACGGAAGAGATCAGGGATATCCTGGGCAAGATGGAGGGAGTTAATTTAATAGAACCGGAGCTCAACCGGCGTTGGACGACCTGCTGCGGCGGGCCCGGCAAGGTCCTTTTCCCTGAATTGTCCGGGAAGATCGCTGCCCGCCGGGTTGGCGAACTCGCGGCCACCAATGCCGATCTGGTTATCACCTTCTGCCCTTATTGCCTAGCGGCTCTCGATAAGGGTCGACGTGAGGGGCACAAGAATATCCAGCTTGAGGACTTTATTGAGTTTCTTTACAGGGGGATTGCCAAATGA
- a CDS encoding methyltetrahydrofolate cobalamin methyltransferase, translating into MLIIGEKLNSAIPSVRQIMEEKDVAAVQDLALRQAAAGAHYLDVNTAHCSDEIAYMEWIVRTVQEVTDAPLCIDSTVGPVIEKALETVKGDKSRVLINSISLEKNRLEQVLPLILEYQCPVIGLTVDDNGIPKTVEDRINIAERMVELLSKHNYNLDNLYIDPLVLPLAVNHANAVIFFQCLSEIKRLFKVKTVSGLSNISFNMPKRKLINRYFLAICMAHGMDAAILDPLDNKIMTAVSTVKLLLGNDPFGKNFLKAYRKGTLED; encoded by the coding sequence ATGCTTATAATTGGCGAGAAGCTCAACAGTGCAATTCCCAGCGTGCGTCAAATTATGGAGGAGAAAGATGTGGCGGCTGTTCAGGATCTGGCACTCAGGCAAGCAGCAGCAGGAGCCCATTATCTAGATGTGAACACTGCTCACTGCAGTGATGAAATAGCGTATATGGAATGGATTGTACGTACTGTTCAAGAGGTAACCGATGCGCCTTTATGCATTGACAGTACGGTGGGTCCGGTAATTGAGAAAGCATTGGAAACTGTTAAGGGGGATAAGAGCCGTGTCTTGATTAACTCTATTTCACTGGAAAAAAATCGCCTGGAACAGGTGTTGCCCCTTATTCTGGAGTACCAGTGTCCCGTAATTGGGCTGACCGTTGATGACAACGGTATTCCTAAAACCGTAGAAGACCGTATCAATATTGCTGAGCGCATGGTGGAGCTCCTGTCCAAACACAACTATAATTTGGACAACCTTTATATCGATCCTCTGGTGCTTCCTCTAGCGGTAAATCATGCAAATGCGGTAATCTTTTTTCAATGCCTGAGCGAAATTAAACGCTTGTTTAAAGTAAAAACAGTGTCCGGTTTAAGCAACATTTCTTTCAACATGCCCAAACGAAAGCTCATCAACCGCTATTTCCTGGCCATATGCATGGCGCATGGGATGGACGCGGCTATACTAGACCCCCTGGACAATAAGATCATGACAGCGGTGAGTACGGTCAAATTATTATTGGGCAACGATCCTTTTGGTAAAAACTTCTTAAAGGCGTATAGAAAAGGAACATTAGAGGATTAA
- a CDS encoding manganese catalase family protein, translating to MFKHDKNLLEMVRVERPNPNYAALLQEQIGGPHGELKAGLQYLAQSFRIQDPAIKDIFLDIAAEELSHLEMVCTAVNLLNGHEPQAMNATIGNVQAHVMTGLNPFYSNASGQVWTASYIEATGDLPADLLSNIAAEQRAKVVYEYLHRQIADRYIRQMIDFLLNREEAHNTMFRECFQKVRGTGSTQNWGVDKDARLFFNLSTPGNYVGSSLHNPQPPSFDQPQIPPQ from the coding sequence ATGTTCAAGCACGATAAGAACCTGCTAGAAATGGTGCGTGTGGAACGGCCGAACCCAAACTACGCGGCGCTTTTGCAGGAGCAAATCGGGGGCCCCCACGGTGAGCTGAAAGCCGGGTTACAGTACCTGGCCCAAAGTTTTCGCATTCAAGACCCGGCCATCAAGGATATTTTCCTTGACATCGCCGCGGAGGAACTCAGTCACCTGGAAATGGTATGTACGGCAGTCAACCTCTTGAACGGCCATGAACCCCAGGCCATGAACGCCACCATCGGCAATGTTCAGGCGCATGTAATGACCGGACTCAATCCCTTTTACAGCAACGCCTCCGGCCAGGTGTGGACAGCGTCTTACATTGAAGCCACCGGTGACCTGCCCGCGGACCTGCTTTCCAACATCGCCGCCGAACAACGTGCCAAGGTTGTTTATGAATATCTGCACCGGCAAATCGCCGACCGGTATATTCGGCAGATGATCGATTTCCTGCTAAACAGGGAAGAGGCGCACAACACCATGTTCCGGGAATGCTTCCAGAAGGTCCGGGGCACCGGCTCCACCCAAAACTGGGGTGTGGACAAGGACGCCCGGCTCTTTTTCAACCTGTCCACACCCGGCAACTATGTGGGGTCCTCCCTGCATAACCCGCAACCACCGTCCTTTGACCAGCCGCAAATCCCGCCCCAGTAA